Proteins co-encoded in one Ziziphus jujuba cultivar Dongzao chromosome 9, ASM3175591v1 genomic window:
- the LOC107425865 gene encoding uncharacterized protein LOC107425865, producing the protein MPFPMKIQPIDCHTLPHEPTCFEPVKPVVKSRLKRLFERQFTSVLKTSVAEKTGVDEPHFLKGGFNGSDEFEPSSVCLAKMVQNFIEESTDKSLATAKCSRNRGNDGSVDELDFFSGIGDSNFVNCSEACEILKGLVPCASVCERNLLADAAKIVEKSKICKPKDDVSRMIVADRLSAMGYNASICKSRWEKSHSYPAGEYEYIDVIIQGERLLIDIDFRSEFEIARPTKTYKTILQTLPYIFVGKADRLQRIISVVSEAAKQSLKKKGMHIPPWRRADYVRAKWLSPHTRETLSSPSSKASDSLQRGKNEPVKQPLILTGESEPSSCGQRKSVDGTVAESVFDMSESSSAGEKKTVVNDWKPPELKPRRASVGVKIVTGLASVMDDEP; encoded by the exons ATGCCGTTTCCAATGAAGATCCAACCAATCGATTGTCACACGCTGCCTCATGAACCAACTTGTTTTGAGCCAGTTAAGCCGGTGGTAAAGTCGCGTCTCAAGCGGCTCTTCGAGCGCCAGTTTACGAGCGTATTGAAAACCTCCGTGGCGGAGAAGACCGGCGTCGATGAACCGCATTTCTTGAAAGGCGGTTTCAATGGCTCGGATGAGTTCGAACCAAGCTCTGTGTGCTTAGCCAAGATGGTGCAGAATTTCATCGAGGAGAGCACCGATAAAAGTTTAGCTACGGCGAAGTGTAGCCGGAACCGCGGCAACGATGGCTCTGTTGATGAATTGGATTTTTTCAGCGGTATTGGCGATTCGAATTTTGTTAACTGCAGTGAAGCATGTGAGATTCTTAAG GGTCTGGTTCCTTGTGCCAGTGTTTGTGAAAGGAATTTGTTAGCGGACGCTGCGAAAATCGTTGAGAAGAGCAAGATCTGCAAGCCTAAAGACGATGTTAGCAGAATGATTGTTGCTGATAGATTGTCAGCTATGGGATACAACGCTTCAATCTGCAAATCGCGTTGGGAAAAATCGCACTCCTATCCTGCCG GAGAATACGAATACATAGACGTGATCATCCAAGGGGAGAGACTGCTAATTGACATTGATTTCAGATCAGAATTCGAAATTGCTCGACCGACAAAAACCTACAAGACGATCCTTCAAACTCTTCCTTACATCTTCGTCGGTAAAGCCGATCGACTTCAGAGGATTATTTCCGTCGTATCGGAGGCGGCGAAGCAGAGTCTCAAAAAGAAGGGAATGCATATTCCACCATGGAGAAGAGCCGATTATGTGAGAGCCAAATGGCTCTCTCCTCACACCCGTGAAACGCtctcatcaccatcatcaaaaGCCTCCGATTCGTTGCAGCGTGGAAAGAATGAGCCGGTTAAGCAGCCTTTGATCCTAACCGGCGAGTCTGAGCCGAGTTCCTGCGGCCAGAGAAAGTCGGTGGACGGTACCGTAGCCGAGTCTGTGTTTGATATGTCTGAAAGTTCAAGTGCGGGAGAGAAAAAGACGGTGGTCAACGATTGGAAACCACCGGAACTCAAACCTAGGCGAGCCAGTGTTGGGGTAAAGATTGTCACCGGTTTGGCTTCTGTTATGGACGATGAGCcatga